The following are from one region of the Phycisphaeraceae bacterium genome:
- a CDS encoding DUF2339 domain-containing protein: MTASPDHMLRLRVAELACRVQRLENAVFPALAPTPEPERPLASEPDQAESRSIPTRELTGLGETPTRAAQDGPTQTHRRSSFEIERLIGGKTFAAAGAVAVVVAAGLFLKLAYDQGWLGRIPDGWKCLSAGAFGAALLAAGEIALRRWGRLASAGLTSAGLGVMYAAAFASHAMYSLVSPSGAFGLLFVIVALGVVLGSRAKLAFVATLALAGGYLAPILLRDSAAAPAFLPSYLLALLVTGLVLNARLGPVFTAPRVAALLGTLGLGTLWVYDAGATHPALAIAFVSACWALVHAETVWACRRDDRSGERHTNAWERAAPRLLTSFTLTAWAISFAILVLDDRGLTTWHAPAIGAALTGALAFTLGRGLAVLRAPVDRASSSLGVALACQCGALLALALAMALSDEALSFAGLALAVASLAAARAIGSRGLRVYGVVALALATARLVFVELAFELTNSGLFTISPWKTIDLGGVVLTRWTVMASLGFLSWTLAAVFTRPGSPTSVRDATRLGFLWIGATLLLLSVVSDEATTRGLSVAWVVIATAYALGAAAMTRLPAQLFASVGVSIAAVAWLSGWPVLRWDEDASAPLLHDALFVALALGAGYAVVRWATRRATILPEIGGGVRAMCAAGVVGVAFIASSAEVARLASLHIEDETAKLASLTLWWAIFASGMIVAGFVRSVPLVRHAGLALLATAAAKAVGIDLSSVEPAWRVASLLGVGLFMLGVAAGYTRVSRAASSKDTTEKERAA; this comes from the coding sequence ATGACCGCTTCGCCAGACCACATGCTTCGTCTCCGGGTCGCGGAACTCGCCTGCCGCGTTCAGCGCCTCGAGAACGCTGTGTTCCCAGCCCTCGCGCCCACCCCCGAGCCCGAGAGACCCCTCGCGTCGGAGCCGGACCAGGCCGAGAGCCGGTCGATCCCCACCCGCGAGCTGACCGGGCTGGGCGAGACGCCCACGCGAGCGGCGCAGGACGGCCCGACGCAAACCCACCGGCGATCGTCCTTCGAGATCGAGCGACTCATCGGCGGCAAGACCTTCGCCGCGGCGGGCGCCGTGGCTGTGGTCGTCGCGGCCGGGCTTTTCCTCAAGCTCGCGTACGACCAGGGCTGGCTGGGACGGATCCCCGACGGGTGGAAGTGCCTGAGCGCCGGCGCGTTCGGCGCGGCCCTGCTGGCAGCGGGCGAGATCGCGCTGCGTCGATGGGGTCGTCTGGCGTCGGCCGGGCTGACCTCGGCCGGGCTGGGCGTGATGTACGCGGCGGCGTTCGCGTCGCACGCGATGTACTCCCTGGTGTCGCCCTCCGGCGCGTTCGGGCTGCTCTTCGTGATCGTCGCGCTGGGCGTGGTGCTCGGCAGCCGGGCGAAACTCGCGTTCGTCGCGACGCTCGCGCTTGCCGGGGGGTATCTCGCGCCGATCCTGCTGCGCGATTCCGCGGCGGCGCCGGCGTTCCTGCCCTCCTATCTGCTGGCGTTGCTGGTCACGGGGCTCGTGCTGAACGCGCGCCTCGGGCCGGTGTTCACGGCGCCTCGCGTCGCGGCGCTGCTGGGCACGCTGGGCCTGGGCACGCTGTGGGTGTATGACGCTGGCGCCACGCACCCTGCGCTGGCGATCGCCTTCGTCAGCGCGTGCTGGGCCCTGGTCCACGCCGAGACGGTCTGGGCGTGCCGGCGCGACGATCGATCCGGAGAGCGACACACGAACGCGTGGGAGCGCGCTGCGCCCCGGCTGCTCACGAGCTTCACGCTGACGGCGTGGGCGATCTCCTTCGCGATCCTCGTCCTTGATGATCGCGGGCTGACGACCTGGCACGCGCCGGCGATCGGGGCGGCGCTGACGGGCGCGCTGGCGTTCACGCTCGGGCGCGGGCTGGCGGTTCTGCGCGCGCCGGTGGATCGCGCGTCCTCGAGTCTGGGCGTCGCGCTCGCGTGCCAGTGCGGCGCGCTGCTGGCGCTCGCGCTGGCGATGGCGCTGAGCGACGAAGCGCTGAGTTTCGCCGGGCTGGCGCTCGCGGTCGCGTCGCTGGCGGCGGCGCGCGCGATCGGCTCTCGCGGGCTGCGCGTCTACGGCGTCGTGGCGTTGGCGCTCGCGACGGCGCGACTCGTCTTCGTCGAGCTGGCGTTCGAGCTGACCAACAGCGGGCTGTTCACGATCTCGCCCTGGAAAACGATCGACCTGGGCGGCGTGGTGCTGACCCGCTGGACGGTGATGGCGTCGCTGGGCTTCCTTTCTTGGACGCTCGCGGCAGTGTTCACGCGCCCGGGCAGCCCGACGAGCGTGCGCGACGCGACGCGCCTGGGCTTCCTGTGGATCGGCGCGACCCTGCTCCTGCTCTCGGTGGTCAGCGACGAAGCGACGACCAGGGGCCTGAGCGTGGCGTGGGTCGTGATCGCGACGGCGTACGCGCTGGGCGCCGCGGCGATGACGCGTTTGCCGGCGCAGCTGTTCGCGAGCGTCGGCGTCTCGATCGCTGCGGTCGCCTGGCTCTCGGGCTGGCCCGTCCTGCGATGGGACGAGGACGCGTCGGCGCCCCTGCTGCACGACGCCCTTTTCGTGGCGCTCGCGCTCGGGGCGGGGTACGCCGTCGTCCGGTGGGCGACCCGCCGCGCGACGATCCTGCCGGAGATCGGCGGCGGAGTGCGCGCGATGTGCGCGGCAGGCGTGGTCGGAGTCGCGTTCATCGCCAGCTCGGCGGAGGTCGCGCGCCTGGCGTCGCTGCATATCGAGGATGAGACAGCCAAGCTCGCGTCGCTGACGCTGTGGTGGGCGATCTTCGCGTCGGGCATGATCGTCGCGGGGTTCGTGCGCTCGGTCCCCCTCGTGCGTCACGCCGGGCTGGCGCTGCTCGCGACGGCGGCGGCGAAAGCGGTCGGGATCGACCTCTCGTCGGTCGAGCCGGCGTGGAGGGTCGCGAGTCTGCTGGGCGTCGGGCTGTTCATGCTCGGCGTGGCCGCCGGGTACACGCGCGTGTCGCGCGCCGCGTCGTCGAAAGACACCACGGAGAAGGAGCGTGCGGCCTAG
- a CDS encoding DUF1573 domain-containing protein, with product MLAGALGATVALSSASIAQLGGGGAQPPRPAEPAAPAQPRPVTQDGVRVAPQSAPTDGQQVRRMIPPLKASPEKVEMGVIRPHGKKTGTITLTNTGAETINIARVNSSCSCTVAELPKRTLAPGESVELTATLDAGEFIGSMQRTVRVYVEGYAPPFEVWVTADVAYDIKADPVFVGAFQSDTGEVRVTEINGKPFNILSVNGAPAVFKDFDAAKDSPKSEYSLVWNIRGVDSKDLPLWWVVETDHPDAPVVDLRVLHPAIMPRPDPRRAWQLGADRSMLGYVTPGQPSTFTINVKERRRSEDEPGMPTVSGKSEHLKFSLVKSERTDEGYAFEVTVVGTLPANGSTLINEPVTIKWRDTEETYWVFGRLAMRPDPRAAR from the coding sequence ATGCTCGCGGGCGCCCTCGGCGCGACGGTGGCCCTCTCCAGCGCGTCCATCGCCCAGCTCGGCGGCGGCGGCGCGCAGCCCCCGCGACCCGCGGAGCCCGCCGCCCCTGCGCAGCCGCGACCCGTGACGCAGGACGGCGTGCGCGTCGCCCCTCAGAGCGCGCCCACCGACGGTCAGCAGGTCCGGCGCATGATCCCGCCCCTCAAGGCCTCCCCCGAGAAGGTCGAGATGGGCGTCATCCGCCCCCACGGCAAGAAGACCGGCACGATCACCCTCACGAACACCGGCGCCGAGACCATCAACATCGCGCGCGTCAACTCCTCGTGCTCGTGCACCGTCGCCGAACTCCCCAAGCGCACCCTCGCCCCGGGCGAGTCGGTCGAGCTCACCGCGACGCTCGACGCCGGCGAGTTCATCGGCTCCATGCAGCGCACCGTGCGCGTCTATGTCGAGGGCTACGCGCCCCCGTTCGAGGTCTGGGTCACCGCCGATGTCGCGTACGACATCAAGGCCGACCCCGTCTTTGTCGGCGCCTTCCAGTCCGACACCGGCGAGGTCCGCGTCACCGAGATCAACGGCAAGCCCTTCAACATCCTCTCCGTCAACGGGGCCCCTGCGGTCTTCAAGGACTTCGACGCCGCCAAGGACAGCCCGAAGAGCGAGTACTCCCTCGTCTGGAACATCCGCGGCGTCGATTCGAAGGACCTGCCCCTGTGGTGGGTCGTCGAGACCGATCATCCCGACGCGCCGGTCGTCGACCTGCGCGTCCTGCACCCGGCCATCATGCCGCGCCCCGACCCCAGGCGCGCCTGGCAGCTCGGCGCCGATCGCTCCATGCTCGGCTACGTCACCCCGGGCCAGCCCTCGACCTTCACCATCAACGTGAAGGAACGCCGGCGCTCCGAGGATGAGCCCGGCATGCCCACCGTCTCCGGCAAGAGCGAGCACCTCAAGTTCTCGCTCGTGAAGTCCGAGCGCACCGACGAGGGTTACGCCTTCGAGGTCACCGTCGTGGGCACCCTGCCGGCGAACGGCTCGACCCTCATCAACGAGCCCGTCACCATCAAGTGGCGCGACACCGAGGAGACCTACTGGGTCTTCGGGCGTCTCGCCATGCGCCCCGACCCGCGCGCGGCCCGCTGA
- a CDS encoding DUF1015 domain-containing protein, translating to MPRISPFHAVRPRPEQVGRVVGLPHDVDSREEAIRLSRDNPSSFLHVVHAEADVPEPLVEGDARVPAQAAKAFKRLLDEGVFVRDDAARVFVYRQSGEVAGEFHSQTGLLCCVDLRDYDEGRIKKHEKTLSAKEDRHVAHLLAVRAHAAPVLLACRDDERIKSLLREHTSRAPLYDFTDAIRHEVWAVEDGSAFVEAFGRLDGAYIADGHHRSAAASRVASTLREERGAGRGDLECDRYLVALFPASELKILPFHRAIRDLRGLTPAQFLDALARVADIADASTPEPGGAGTVGVRIKGVPGWRRATFHADRVDRDDPVRSLDVSLLADLVLEPILGVTDPRSDPRIECVPGARGVGELERMLDEGEAEVVFTLHPTAIGQLLSVADANKTMPPKSTCFEPKIRPGLLVHMLD from the coding sequence ATGCCGCGCATCTCCCCCTTCCACGCCGTCCGACCCCGACCCGAGCAGGTCGGGCGGGTCGTCGGTCTCCCCCACGACGTCGACTCTCGCGAGGAGGCCATCCGGCTCTCGCGCGACAACCCGTCGTCGTTCCTCCATGTCGTGCACGCGGAGGCGGATGTTCCCGAGCCCCTCGTCGAGGGCGACGCACGCGTCCCGGCGCAGGCGGCCAAGGCCTTCAAGCGCCTGCTCGACGAGGGCGTCTTCGTGCGCGACGACGCGGCGCGGGTCTTCGTGTATCGCCAGTCGGGAGAGGTCGCCGGCGAGTTTCATTCGCAGACCGGCCTGCTGTGCTGCGTCGACCTTCGCGACTACGACGAGGGGCGCATCAAGAAGCACGAGAAAACGCTCTCGGCGAAGGAAGACCGGCACGTCGCGCACTTGCTCGCCGTGCGCGCCCACGCCGCGCCCGTGCTGCTGGCCTGCCGCGACGACGAGCGGATCAAGTCCCTGCTTCGCGAGCACACCTCCAGGGCGCCGCTCTACGACTTCACGGACGCGATCCGGCACGAGGTCTGGGCGGTCGAGGACGGTTCGGCGTTCGTCGAGGCCTTCGGGCGTCTGGACGGCGCGTACATCGCCGACGGGCACCATCGCAGCGCCGCCGCGTCTCGCGTCGCGTCCACGCTGCGCGAGGAGCGCGGCGCCGGGCGGGGCGACCTGGAGTGCGACCGCTACCTCGTCGCGCTCTTTCCGGCGAGCGAGCTGAAGATCCTTCCCTTCCACCGGGCCATCCGCGACCTGCGCGGGCTCACCCCGGCGCAGTTCCTCGACGCGCTGGCGAGGGTCGCCGACATCGCCGACGCGTCGACCCCCGAGCCGGGCGGCGCGGGCACGGTCGGCGTGCGCATCAAGGGCGTCCCCGGCTGGCGGCGCGCGACCTTCCACGCCGATCGCGTCGACCGCGACGATCCCGTCCGCTCGCTCGATGTGTCGCTCCTCGCGGACCTCGTGCTCGAGCCCATCCTGGGCGTGACCGACCCGCGCAGCGACCCGCGCATCGAGTGCGTCCCCGGGGCGCGAGGCGTCGGGGAGCTCGAGCGCATGCTCGACGAAGGCGAGGCCGAGGTCGTCTTCACGCTCCACCCAACCGCGATCGGGCAGCTCCTCAGCGTCGCCGACGCGAACAAGACCATGCCCCCGAAAAGCACCTGTTTCGAGCCCAAGATCCGCCCGGGCCTGCTCGTCCATATGCTTGACTGA
- the serC gene encoding 3-phosphoserine/phosphohydroxythreonine transaminase, with the protein MHTRKTFNFSAGPGVLAESVLKQIQKDIWDIHGTGIGVLEHSHRGGSIDRVFDETQALFRELAGIPDNYKILFMTGGASAQFHLLPMNFLAGTNKTADYIDTGVWANKAYKEAKALASVHLAGSSEDKNHSYIPGKDALKFSASPAYVHYCSNNTIYGTEWHRMPEAPSGVPIVCDMSSDIFSRPLDVTKFHFIYAGAQKNLGPAGTTIVIAREDFLEQGSKTIPSLCQYREYAKNDSRPNTPPVFPIYAVGEVLKWIKSEGGLKAMQSRNEAKAKPLYDFLDAQDFFRAHAQKGSRSLMNVTFRLPTEDLEKQFIKEATAAGMDGLKGHRSAGGMRASIYNAFPPEGVTALVAFMEKFAKANANKAMA; encoded by the coding sequence ATGCACACCCGCAAGACCTTCAATTTCTCCGCCGGCCCCGGCGTCCTCGCCGAGAGCGTGCTGAAGCAGATCCAGAAGGACATCTGGGACATCCACGGCACCGGCATCGGCGTGCTCGAGCACTCCCATCGCGGCGGGTCGATCGACCGCGTCTTCGACGAGACGCAGGCGCTCTTCCGCGAACTCGCCGGCATCCCCGACAACTACAAGATCCTCTTCATGACCGGCGGCGCCAGCGCGCAGTTCCACCTGCTGCCGATGAACTTCCTCGCCGGCACGAACAAGACCGCCGACTACATCGACACGGGCGTCTGGGCCAACAAGGCCTACAAGGAAGCCAAGGCCCTCGCGAGCGTCCACCTCGCCGGCTCCAGCGAGGACAAGAACCACTCGTACATCCCCGGCAAGGACGCGCTGAAGTTCTCGGCGTCGCCCGCCTATGTGCACTACTGCTCCAACAACACGATCTACGGCACCGAGTGGCACCGCATGCCGGAAGCCCCCTCGGGCGTGCCGATCGTGTGCGACATGTCGTCCGACATCTTCTCGCGACCGCTCGATGTGACGAAGTTCCACTTCATCTACGCCGGCGCGCAGAAGAACCTCGGCCCCGCGGGGACGACGATCGTCATCGCGCGCGAGGACTTCCTCGAGCAGGGCAGCAAGACGATCCCCTCGCTGTGCCAGTACCGCGAGTACGCGAAGAACGACAGCCGCCCGAACACGCCCCCGGTGTTCCCGATCTACGCCGTTGGCGAGGTGCTGAAGTGGATCAAGAGCGAGGGCGGGCTGAAGGCCATGCAGAGCCGCAACGAGGCGAAGGCCAAGCCCCTCTACGACTTCCTCGACGCGCAGGACTTCTTCCGCGCCCACGCCCAGAAGGGCTCGCGCTCGCTGATGAATGTGACCTTCCGCCTGCCGACCGAGGACCTCGAGAAGCAGTTCATCAAGGAGGCGACCGCCGCGGGCATGGACGGCCTGAAGGGCCACCGCTCCGCCGGCGGCATGCGCGCGTCGATCTACAACGCTTTCCCGCCCGAGGGCGTGACGGCGCTGGTCGCGTTCATGGAGAAGTTCGCGAAGGCGAATGCGAACAAAGCGATGGCGTGA
- a CDS encoding adenylyltransferase/cytidyltransferase family protein, translating into MNQAQKVVSIAQAATTARDAQRRGRTVVMCHGCFDIVHPGHLRHLLWARAQGDMLVVSVSADAVIDKGLGRPLVPERLRAENLAALECVDLVVVSPSPTAVDTLQAIKPDRYVKGAEYKDAHDARLAAERDVVLAYGGKVLFSSGDVVYSSTSIINTRSRDWALTADRVAGYLQRHHQTERGLRKLLEHAAGLRCLVVGDTILDEYMHCDPTHIAGESPMMNATLVGKERFMGGAAIIAQHLRGLGAKVTLATPVGRGRSSGQLLRMCDDHAIDTIPLRHAGRIPRKRRYLAKGQKLLKLDDAPPPAFSRHSVDDFVREIENAAPAWDVVALIDFGYGALSQDTLGRLIKLLRPRTRVMLGDVSGPRADLLALKGCDVLMPTESELRSALQNPTDGVATLAGSIAARAQAKHVLVKLGEDGAVAFDATRKDSSGRMLNDFLPSFAPRAVDPLGCGDAMLSVVGLTLAAGGGLFDALLLGSIGAAIEAETPGNRPLVLEPLLDRVEDEFESVARAMKRRERREDRGTHAVA; encoded by the coding sequence GTGAATCAGGCCCAGAAGGTTGTTTCCATCGCCCAGGCGGCCACCACCGCCCGCGACGCCCAGCGCCGCGGACGCACCGTCGTCATGTGCCACGGGTGTTTCGACATCGTCCACCCCGGCCACCTCCGCCACCTGCTCTGGGCCAGGGCGCAGGGCGACATGCTCGTCGTCTCGGTCTCCGCTGACGCCGTCATCGACAAGGGCCTCGGTCGCCCGCTCGTGCCCGAGCGCCTGCGCGCCGAGAACCTCGCGGCCCTCGAGTGCGTGGACCTCGTCGTCGTGTCCCCCTCGCCCACCGCCGTCGACACGCTGCAGGCCATCAAGCCCGACCGCTATGTGAAAGGCGCCGAGTACAAGGACGCCCACGACGCCCGCCTCGCCGCCGAGCGCGATGTCGTGCTCGCCTACGGGGGCAAGGTCCTCTTCTCCTCGGGCGATGTCGTCTATTCCTCCACGAGCATCATCAACACCCGCTCGCGAGACTGGGCGCTCACCGCCGATCGCGTCGCGGGCTATCTGCAGCGCCACCACCAGACCGAGCGCGGCCTGCGCAAACTTCTGGAGCACGCCGCCGGGCTGCGCTGCCTGGTCGTGGGCGACACCATTCTCGACGAGTACATGCACTGCGACCCCACGCACATCGCGGGGGAGTCGCCCATGATGAACGCCACGCTCGTCGGGAAAGAGCGCTTCATGGGCGGGGCCGCGATCATCGCCCAGCACCTGCGAGGGCTTGGCGCCAAGGTCACGCTCGCGACGCCCGTCGGGCGCGGGCGCAGCAGCGGCCAACTGCTGAGGATGTGCGACGACCACGCGATCGACACGATCCCGCTGCGCCACGCCGGGCGCATCCCTCGCAAGAGGCGATACCTCGCGAAGGGCCAGAAACTGCTGAAACTCGACGACGCGCCGCCCCCGGCGTTCTCGCGCCACAGCGTCGACGACTTCGTGCGCGAGATCGAGAACGCCGCCCCGGCGTGGGATGTCGTCGCGCTGATCGACTTCGGCTACGGCGCCCTCTCGCAGGACACGCTGGGCCGGCTCATCAAACTCCTGCGCCCTCGCACCCGCGTCATGCTGGGCGATGTCTCGGGTCCGCGCGCCGACCTGCTCGCCCTCAAGGGCTGCGATGTGCTCATGCCCACCGAGAGCGAACTCCGTAGCGCGCTCCAGAACCCCACCGACGGCGTGGCGACCCTCGCCGGCTCCATCGCCGCGCGCGCCCAGGCGAAGCATGTTCTCGTGAAACTCGGCGAAGACGGCGCAGTCGCCTTCGACGCGACGCGCAAGGATTCGTCGGGTCGCATGCTCAACGACTTCCTCCCCAGTTTCGCCCCTCGCGCCGTCGACCCGCTGGGCTGCGGCGACGCGATGCTCAGCGTCGTCGGGCTCACGCTCGCCGCCGGGGGCGGGCTGTTCGACGCGCTGCTGCTGGGATCGATCGGCGCCGCGATCGAGGCCGAGACGCCCGGCAACCGCCCGCTGGTGCTCGAGCCCTTGCTGGATCGCGTCGAGGACGAGTTCGAAAGCGTCGCCCGCGCGATGAAGCGGCGCGAACGGCGCGAGGACCGGGGCACGCACGCGGTGGCGTGA
- a CDS encoding glycosyltransferase, protein MSRFSVIIATRNRAAALRETLRALPADAEVLVVDNASTDLTGSAVRDARPDATLIRLDENLGPTAKQIALERATREYVVALDDDCAPLPESWGPMERRLDTDRQLACAGFGVRLPGGQWECGALPRVFVGAAVAFRREALLGAGGYDRRLFMQAEEYDIVYRLAARGWECAVFHDLVAIHRKHQSGRRPSRTIYLDARNNISQALRYLPAPWRAMYAKAWTERYLALGRTAQSPWAARRGVLAAHAAPSLRSRRTLDERIFDDLFGRARIEGAFRRLHASGVRRVVFATLGKNIPMYLECARRVGVRVEAIADDRFVHAGIRWCMGTPLLESSQARTERFDAVVVSNSAPLFAHETARRWRTITNRPVYAFEAIDPERFACDVEHRGLGAA, encoded by the coding sequence ATGAGCCGCTTCAGCGTGATCATCGCGACGCGGAACCGGGCCGCGGCCCTGAGGGAGACGCTCCGCGCACTTCCTGCCGACGCCGAGGTGCTGGTCGTGGATAACGCGTCGACGGACCTGACCGGCAGCGCGGTGCGCGACGCGAGGCCCGACGCGACGCTCATCAGGCTCGACGAGAATCTGGGCCCGACGGCCAAGCAGATCGCGCTGGAGCGTGCGACACGCGAGTACGTCGTGGCGCTGGATGACGACTGCGCCCCCCTCCCCGAGTCGTGGGGCCCGATGGAGCGCCGGCTCGACACCGACCGGCAGCTCGCGTGCGCGGGCTTCGGGGTGCGTCTGCCGGGCGGGCAGTGGGAGTGCGGGGCTTTGCCGCGGGTGTTCGTCGGCGCCGCCGTCGCGTTCCGGCGCGAGGCGCTGCTGGGCGCCGGGGGCTATGACCGTCGGCTGTTCATGCAGGCGGAGGAGTACGACATCGTGTACCGGCTCGCGGCCCGCGGGTGGGAGTGCGCGGTGTTCCACGACCTGGTGGCGATCCATCGCAAGCACCAGAGCGGGCGTCGCCCGTCGCGCACGATCTATCTCGACGCGCGGAACAACATCAGCCAGGCGCTGCGCTACCTGCCTGCGCCCTGGCGCGCGATGTACGCGAAGGCGTGGACGGAGCGGTACCTCGCGCTTGGGCGCACGGCGCAGTCGCCCTGGGCGGCGCGCCGGGGCGTGCTGGCGGCGCACGCGGCGCCCTCTTTGCGGTCACGGCGCACGCTGGACGAGCGGATCTTCGACGACCTGTTCGGTCGCGCCCGGATCGAGGGCGCGTTCCGTCGCCTGCACGCGTCGGGCGTTCGGCGCGTGGTGTTCGCGACGCTGGGGAAGAACATCCCGATGTACCTGGAGTGCGCGCGGCGCGTCGGCGTGCGCGTCGAGGCGATCGCGGACGACCGCTTCGTGCATGCCGGCATTCGCTGGTGCATGGGCACGCCGCTGCTGGAATCCTCGCAGGCGAGGACGGAGCGATTCGACGCGGTGGTGGTGAGCAACAGCGCGCCGCTGTTCGCGCACGAGACCGCGCGACGCTGGCGCACGATCACCAATCGGCCGGTCTACGCGTTCGAGGCGATCGACCCCGAGCGGTTCGCGTGCGATGTGGAGCACCGCGGGCTGGGGGCGGCGTGA